From Oceanipulchritudo coccoides, the proteins below share one genomic window:
- a CDS encoding right-handed parallel beta-helix repeat-containing protein, translating to MITSLNLQRPLSFLGLVLFMQLTPLSAATYYLDADGGNDLNLGTSPAQAWATLDEVNSRTFLPGDQILLQAGDTFNGKIYLDGDSGSAGNPIIIASYDSGPAPVINASGYLAGVHLEDTAHVEVRDLEITGDGGAMVDGSPEDDRYGVFMSRTGTNGVQEILIDNLYIHHIYPSIGTPNEGATPTTYTGFGIAISGGDASVSGNIVVSNCAIENVGHKAIQMRDIRFVEILDNVMTDIGGPAIQPSRVDDLVVRGNVVDGSGVFIDSRMHGRGSGIWPFASDRVLIEKNTFKGARGRADSCGMHIDFNCNDVVVQYNLSIDNAGGFIEILGNNNNCSYRYNISINDGWRVKGALDQGTIANHQDGNIIWTSGYVGSGNPLNGPFNSYLYNNTIYVDGSITGKFNINDSTDGLLIANNIFYVLGPTADVTGDNADDYTQAMADRVVWMNNLYQRTNIVPTFNLDLFTETAPLIGNPLFANTGGLTAADYIPSSTSLVEDQGILITPITGDPVGLAIGLDVATDYFGNPVVGLPDMGAIEIGGTPFPLPPAAFDSVPTALDSYSVQMTSIEGPFNTEYYFTETSGNLGGDDSGWQSSPVYTDTGLLPNTAYAYTVTMRDALDVAGTASAVGFVLTLESSPYGESPVVLSEDFSTNPNPANTAAPYPSETWHQSDMSNWRSEDNGQTLSVNSSNGGLRTGFGYDEIVTRWFSTRTWDTSKDYRFSGDWEIAAVLDVHVGLIVGIGEFDPVSGDLIQRIKEVTIGDLTSPAAGQTGSFILDLSSAELVSAGVSETSLVGVFFHHDDDGTLFNEGPSLRNDVYVVDDLLLVVLGVLEDLDGDGIADVDEPGLGLNPGNTGDGAEDLDGDGRSNFSEYLTGNILNDGSDFFSPDFSINAGVPELRIPGSNVLDGRLYILEHATNLGASNPWTAVDAVLGSSANPGTDIVFQHPLVGNRSFFRVRVQWE from the coding sequence ATGATTACCTCCCTCAATCTTCAACGCCCGTTGTCTTTCCTTGGCCTCGTGCTTTTCATGCAACTGACTCCGCTTTCAGCAGCCACTTACTACCTTGATGCAGATGGCGGCAATGATCTGAACCTTGGGACCTCACCCGCTCAGGCGTGGGCCACCTTGGACGAGGTCAACAGCAGGACCTTCCTGCCCGGTGACCAGATACTTCTTCAGGCTGGGGACACCTTTAATGGGAAAATCTATCTTGACGGGGACAGTGGTTCTGCGGGCAACCCGATCATCATTGCTTCCTACGACAGTGGACCCGCACCGGTCATCAACGCCTCGGGATACTTGGCCGGTGTTCATCTCGAGGATACCGCGCATGTCGAGGTGCGTGACCTGGAAATCACAGGCGACGGGGGTGCCATGGTCGATGGCTCACCAGAGGATGATCGCTACGGGGTTTTCATGAGCCGTACGGGTACCAACGGCGTTCAGGAGATCCTAATAGACAATCTCTACATCCACCACATCTACCCCAGTATCGGGACTCCAAACGAGGGGGCCACCCCAACAACGTACACCGGATTTGGCATTGCCATAAGCGGTGGTGACGCATCCGTTTCCGGAAATATCGTTGTCAGCAACTGCGCCATTGAAAATGTTGGTCACAAGGCAATCCAGATGCGGGATATCCGGTTTGTCGAAATTCTCGACAATGTCATGACCGATATTGGAGGACCGGCCATTCAGCCCAGTCGGGTCGACGATCTGGTTGTGCGCGGCAATGTCGTGGATGGCTCAGGCGTGTTTATTGATTCGCGCATGCATGGCCGCGGGAGCGGCATCTGGCCGTTCGCCAGCGACCGGGTACTGATTGAGAAGAACACCTTCAAGGGAGCGCGCGGTCGGGCGGATTCATGCGGGATGCACATCGACTTCAATTGCAACGACGTTGTTGTGCAGTACAACCTCAGCATCGACAACGCTGGAGGCTTCATCGAGATCCTTGGCAACAACAACAATTGTTCCTACCGCTACAATATCAGCATTAATGATGGCTGGCGGGTGAAGGGCGCTCTCGACCAAGGCACAATTGCCAATCATCAGGACGGTAATATTATCTGGACGAGCGGCTATGTCGGTTCGGGGAATCCCCTGAACGGCCCGTTTAACAGCTACCTCTACAACAACACGATTTACGTGGATGGTTCCATTACGGGGAAGTTTAATATCAATGATTCCACCGACGGATTACTGATAGCCAACAACATCTTTTATGTCCTCGGACCAACAGCTGATGTCACGGGAGATAACGCGGACGACTATACGCAGGCAATGGCTGATCGCGTTGTCTGGATGAACAACCTTTACCAGCGGACGAACATCGTCCCCACTTTCAATCTCGACTTGTTCACTGAGACAGCTCCCTTAATCGGGAATCCTTTGTTTGCCAATACCGGCGGACTTACCGCCGCTGACTACATTCCCTCATCAACCTCCCTCGTCGAGGATCAGGGGATCCTCATCACGCCAATCACAGGTGATCCCGTCGGCCTGGCAATTGGTCTTGATGTAGCCACTGATTATTTTGGAAATCCCGTGGTCGGCTTACCCGACATGGGGGCAATCGAGATTGGGGGCACACCGTTTCCTCTCCCGCCGGCGGCTTTTGACAGTGTCCCGACGGCACTGGATTCATATTCTGTCCAGATGACCTCCATTGAGGGTCCGTTCAACACGGAATACTATTTCACCGAGACAAGTGGCAACTTGGGCGGAGATGATTCCGGCTGGCAGTCCTCACCTGTTTACACGGATACCGGCCTCCTGCCCAATACCGCTTATGCCTACACTGTCACGATGCGGGATGCCCTCGATGTGGCCGGCACAGCAAGCGCTGTGGGATTTGTCCTGACCCTGGAGAGTAGTCCGTATGGGGAATCCCCTGTTGTCCTGTCGGAAGATTTCTCGACCAATCCCAACCCGGCAAATACCGCTGCCCCTTATCCCTCGGAAACCTGGCACCAGTCGGATATGTCGAACTGGAGAAGCGAAGACAACGGCCAGACCTTGTCCGTCAATTCATCCAACGGCGGTTTGCGCACGGGATTCGGGTATGACGAGATTGTCACGCGTTGGTTTTCTACCCGCACATGGGACACATCAAAGGACTATCGCTTTAGCGGGGACTGGGAAATTGCAGCGGTCCTTGATGTGCATGTCGGCCTGATTGTCGGGATAGGGGAGTTTGATCCTGTATCAGGTGACTTGATACAGCGTATCAAGGAAGTCACTATCGGTGATCTAACTTCTCCTGCCGCAGGCCAGACAGGATCGTTCATCCTCGACCTGTCCTCAGCTGAGCTTGTCTCAGCCGGGGTTAGCGAGACCAGCCTGGTCGGTGTATTCTTCCATCACGACGATGATGGAACGCTCTTCAATGAGGGGCCTTCGCTTCGGAATGATGTCTACGTGGTGGATGACTTGTTACTTGTCGTGCTAGGCGTTCTTGAAGATTTAGACGGCGACGGGATTGCCGATGTGGACGAACCGGGCCTTGGCCTCAACCCCGGGAATACCGGCGATGGCGCTGAAGATCTGGATGGAGACGGTAGAAGCAATTTTTCAGAATACCTGACCGGTAACATCCTGAATGATGGCAGTGATTTCTTTTCGCCGGATTTTTCCATCAATGCGGGAGTCCCCGAATTGCGTATTCCGGGATCAAATGTTTTGGACGGGCGGCTATACATTCTTGAGCACGCCACGAATCTTGGGGCTTCGAACCCCTGGACCGCGGTTGATGCTGTCCTTGGATCCAGCGCTAACCCGGGAACGGATATTGTTTTTCAGCACCCCCTTGTCGGGAATCGTTCATTCTTCCGGGTGCGCGTCCAATGGGAGTGA
- a CDS encoding CIA30 family protein, producing the protein MLYKSLIQAITISTSFLCLSMNAASSSPMKILRDFDKPSGEPAWFAQNDGVMGGVSSGWGEIKEGHLQFSGELSLENNGGFAQIYSRIEQSDLTKYTGVRLRVKGDGRDFQFRIATDARFRGSRIAYRATFPTEADEWTEISIPFSSFVPSFRGNFLNGPPLDLSSIRQIAFLLADGNPGPFSLVVDWIGLEGDENSLPLDAHPEE; encoded by the coding sequence ATGTTATACAAGTCCCTCATCCAAGCTATCACCATCAGCACTTCCTTCCTTTGCCTGTCCATGAATGCCGCTTCCAGCTCACCCATGAAAATCCTTCGTGATTTTGACAAGCCATCCGGGGAACCCGCATGGTTCGCCCAGAATGATGGTGTCATGGGAGGCGTCTCGAGTGGCTGGGGCGAAATCAAAGAGGGGCATCTCCAATTTTCCGGTGAGCTTTCCCTCGAAAACAATGGGGGATTTGCACAGATTTACTCACGAATTGAGCAGTCCGACCTGACCAAGTACACAGGTGTACGGCTTCGCGTCAAAGGGGACGGGCGCGACTTTCAATTCCGTATCGCAACAGATGCCCGTTTCCGCGGTTCCCGAATTGCCTACCGTGCCACTTTTCCAACTGAGGCAGATGAGTGGACAGAAATATCAATCCCGTTTTCCTCATTTGTTCCCAGCTTCCGGGGCAATTTTCTTAATGGTCCACCCCTGGATCTCTCCTCCATCCGGCAAATCGCCTTCTTGCTGGCTGATGGGAATCCCGGCCCATTTTCCCTGGTTGTGGATTGGATAGGATTAGAAGGTGATGAAAATTCACTCCCATTGGACGCGCACCCGGAAGAATGA
- a CDS encoding right-handed parallel beta-helix repeat-containing protein has protein sequence MGFLFLAGPLDAGKDAVSTVCSSLSVAGQSYYIDSRKGSDANSGTAPHEAWATLSKVNSMGFQPGDRILFRSGSEWNGRLVPKGSGTAEEPIVIDRYGEGKLPAIHGLGKWESAVLLENIEYWEVRNLEITNKGPRRKPGRRGLVVRALNMGDCRGIHLKGLVIRDVNGSLVKRDGAGSAILIHNGGKQVPTRFIDLLIEDCHLYRCERNGINFRGNSRRSEWHPSLKVVIRNNLLEQIPGDGIVPIGCDGALVEYNVMRDCPDTLPFGDAAAGIWPWSSDNTLIQFNEVSDHNAKWDGQGFDADYNCIGTVIQYNYSHDNAGGFLLICNKGDSLGGDINVGTEDTVVRYNLSINDGIREYPTKRQGWFSPAIHISGPCKNTRIHNNLIIIPEKRMPEIDSTVVHFHNWGGSWPVDTHFEKNIFISPNSRGFQSGGDKRTVYSQNCYIGNFDSLPDDPTGVLDASSAPGETAWGDDFQVLKAFLQTKQLPKLDESIPVPPLFRELFGE, from the coding sequence ATGGGTTTCCTGTTTCTGGCGGGTCCCTTAGACGCGGGGAAAGATGCCGTATCCACGGTTTGTTCCAGCCTTTCAGTGGCGGGCCAATCCTACTATATTGATTCCCGGAAAGGCAGCGATGCCAACAGCGGCACCGCTCCGCATGAAGCATGGGCGACACTCTCCAAGGTCAACTCAATGGGGTTTCAACCAGGTGACCGTATTCTATTTCGCTCCGGATCGGAATGGAATGGACGTCTCGTCCCGAAAGGCAGCGGAACGGCGGAAGAGCCAATTGTCATCGACCGCTATGGTGAGGGGAAACTGCCCGCAATTCATGGGCTGGGTAAGTGGGAGTCTGCTGTCCTGCTGGAAAATATCGAGTACTGGGAAGTCAGGAACCTGGAAATTACCAACAAGGGACCAAGGCGCAAACCAGGCCGTCGGGGTCTGGTCGTCAGGGCTTTGAATATGGGGGATTGCCGGGGGATTCACCTGAAGGGACTGGTTATCCGCGATGTGAACGGCAGCTTGGTCAAAAGAGACGGCGCGGGCAGCGCTATCCTCATCCACAATGGGGGAAAGCAGGTGCCGACCCGTTTCATTGATCTACTGATCGAGGATTGCCACCTGTATCGCTGCGAACGCAACGGGATCAATTTTCGCGGGAACTCCCGCAGGAGCGAATGGCATCCGAGTTTGAAGGTGGTTATCCGCAATAACCTCCTTGAACAAATTCCCGGAGACGGGATTGTGCCGATCGGATGTGATGGAGCCTTGGTGGAGTATAATGTCATGCGGGATTGCCCCGATACACTCCCGTTTGGGGATGCCGCTGCGGGCATCTGGCCATGGAGCTCGGACAACACCCTCATCCAGTTCAACGAGGTCAGTGATCACAACGCGAAGTGGGACGGACAGGGATTTGATGCCGACTACAATTGTATCGGAACGGTCATTCAGTACAACTACTCCCACGATAATGCGGGTGGATTCCTGCTCATCTGCAACAAGGGTGATAGCCTTGGTGGGGATATCAACGTCGGTACGGAGGATACGGTGGTCCGGTACAACCTGAGCATCAATGATGGTATTCGTGAATATCCGACCAAGCGCCAGGGCTGGTTTTCACCGGCCATCCATATCTCGGGACCCTGCAAAAATACCCGCATCCACAACAATTTGATCATCATTCCGGAAAAGCGCATGCCTGAGATTGATTCCACAGTTGTTCATTTCCATAACTGGGGCGGGTCATGGCCGGTGGATACGCACTTCGAAAAGAACATCTTCATCTCCCCAAATTCACGCGGGTTCCAATCGGGCGGGGATAAGCGCACGGTGTATTCGCAAAATTGCTACATTGGGAATTTTGACTCGTTGCCTGACGATCCCACGGGTGTTCTGGACGCCTCCTCAGCACCCGGGGAAACGGCATGGGGAGATGACTTTCAGGTGTTGAAAGCGTTTCTCCAGACGAAGCAGTTGCCGAAATTGGATGAATCCATCCCAGTCCCGCCACTCTTCAGGGAGCTGTTCGGGGAATAG
- a CDS encoding MFS transporter, producing the protein MASEKKHVFVAHHPKGFRARRGINWFSLGLMYATYYMCRYNFRFATPGMQEEFGFSITQIADLMAIWSLTYGTGQLVNGLLCDRIGGKRSMQIGAVGTILISLTFGLASITGIGNVLLKIGLFSGLDPAFLAISLIWLLNGWFQSFGAPGMVKVNAAWFHRTERGTFAGIFGFMIQLGQVSISKLGPAILNGVSLGFIVFAEGNWRALFLLPPIFTACAVIFMSLVAKQSPEEAGYPGVIEDEIDNSAGTTTSLAESFKTIFTHPLVWFYAVAYACTGAVRSSSDHLAVLYFQEQLGMDMKTNVPLIVVATLALMPIMAVFGSLASGWVSDKFFKGFRSPVAMFLYFLEAVVIGAAAIILLKGLVGPTTGGIIAGCVILILIALTANSTHSIVGAAAPMDIGGKKMAGFAAGVIDSFQYYGGALSLIITGRVLDATKDQYGWTFWYAIMAGFGVIGGISMFLVMKKQNRMKAAAAQQAS; encoded by the coding sequence ATGGCATCAGAAAAGAAACATGTATTTGTAGCGCATCATCCCAAGGGTTTCCGTGCAAGACGCGGGATAAACTGGTTTTCACTCGGCCTCATGTATGCGACATATTACATGTGTCGCTACAATTTCCGCTTTGCCACACCGGGCATGCAGGAGGAATTCGGGTTTTCAATTACCCAGATTGCGGATCTCATGGCTATCTGGTCGCTCACTTATGGTACCGGCCAACTGGTCAACGGCCTGCTGTGCGATCGTATCGGCGGCAAACGATCGATGCAAATCGGCGCGGTTGGAACCATCCTCATCAGCCTCACATTTGGACTGGCCTCCATTACCGGTATTGGCAACGTCCTCTTAAAAATCGGACTGTTTAGCGGCTTGGATCCTGCCTTCCTTGCCATCTCGCTGATCTGGTTGCTCAACGGATGGTTCCAGTCATTCGGTGCACCTGGCATGGTCAAAGTCAATGCAGCCTGGTTCCACCGGACTGAACGCGGAACATTTGCCGGGATTTTTGGATTCATGATCCAGCTGGGGCAGGTCTCTATTTCAAAGCTGGGTCCGGCCATTTTAAATGGTGTCTCGCTGGGATTCATTGTTTTTGCCGAAGGCAACTGGCGCGCCCTCTTTCTCCTTCCGCCGATTTTCACAGCGTGTGCGGTCATCTTCATGTCCCTTGTCGCCAAGCAATCCCCGGAGGAAGCGGGCTATCCCGGCGTCATTGAAGATGAAATCGATAATTCAGCAGGTACAACGACATCGCTCGCAGAATCCTTTAAAACTATTTTTACTCACCCGCTCGTCTGGTTCTATGCAGTCGCCTACGCCTGTACTGGTGCGGTTCGATCAAGCTCCGACCATCTGGCTGTCCTGTACTTCCAGGAACAGCTTGGTATGGACATGAAAACAAATGTGCCGCTAATTGTCGTGGCAACACTCGCCCTGATGCCGATCATGGCCGTGTTCGGGTCATTGGCCTCGGGCTGGGTTTCCGATAAATTCTTCAAGGGATTCCGCTCCCCTGTGGCCATGTTCCTGTATTTCCTGGAAGCTGTTGTCATCGGTGCGGCAGCCATAATTCTCCTGAAGGGCCTGGTTGGACCAACAACCGGCGGAATCATCGCAGGCTGTGTCATTCTAATCCTGATCGCCCTGACCGCGAACTCGACCCACTCGATTGTCGGTGCGGCGGCCCCCATGGATATCGGCGGCAAGAAAATGGCGGGGTTTGCAGCGGGCGTGATTGACTCCTTCCAGTATTACGGTGGTGCTCTTTCGCTGATCATAACTGGTCGCGTCTTGGATGCCACCAAGGATCAATACGGCTGGACATTCTGGTATGCCATCATGGCTGGATTCGGTGTAATCGGCGGCATTTCCATGTTCCTTGTCATGAAGAAGCAGAACCGCATGAAAGCCGCTGCGGCACAGCAAGCCTCTTGA
- a CDS encoding ATP-binding protein → MVPRPQYRKRIKRALARNPVVALIGPRQCGKTTIAREFLEEGESGYFDMEDPFVAEAMEDPMATLSPLEGLIVIDEAQRRPELFPVLRVLADRKSSKARFLILGSASPELSRQSAESLAGRIEIIEMAGFDLAEVSTNEQHRLWLRGGLPRSFLADEEGDSYEWRRQFIRTFVERDIAQLGFRISPTAIGRFWRMLSHYHGQIFNGSEIASALGVSPQTAHNYLNALEQTYMVRRLEPWFVNVGKRLVKSPKVYLCDSGLFHTLQGIRNHEELVACPKLGASWEGFALEQILRQLPGEDAYFYAVHNGSELDLYLPQHHVGFEIKRKDAPRRSRSMSIAKKDLQLKQLYVVYPGERRHSLADGIEAVPLSTNIASLL, encoded by the coding sequence ATGGTACCACGCCCACAGTATAGAAAACGCATTAAACGGGCACTGGCGCGTAATCCTGTTGTGGCATTAATCGGCCCCCGTCAATGCGGGAAGACCACGATTGCCCGTGAATTCCTGGAGGAAGGAGAATCCGGCTATTTCGATATGGAGGATCCCTTCGTAGCGGAGGCGATGGAAGATCCGATGGCGACCCTTTCCCCCCTGGAAGGACTAATTGTGATCGATGAAGCGCAGCGTCGTCCCGAACTCTTTCCGGTGCTGCGCGTACTGGCTGACCGGAAGTCAAGCAAAGCCCGGTTCCTGATACTTGGAAGCGCATCTCCGGAGCTATCGCGTCAATCCGCCGAATCCCTTGCGGGGCGGATCGAGATCATTGAGATGGCAGGCTTCGACCTGGCGGAAGTTTCCACAAATGAGCAACACCGGCTTTGGTTGCGCGGAGGCTTACCGCGTTCGTTTCTGGCGGATGAAGAAGGTGACAGCTACGAATGGCGACGCCAATTCATCCGCACATTTGTCGAGCGTGACATCGCCCAACTCGGATTTCGTATTTCACCGACGGCCATCGGGCGCTTTTGGCGCATGTTGTCACACTACCACGGGCAAATTTTCAATGGCAGTGAGATAGCCTCTGCACTGGGTGTCAGTCCACAAACCGCGCACAATTATCTTAATGCCCTCGAGCAAACCTACATGGTCCGTCGTTTGGAACCGTGGTTCGTCAATGTAGGCAAGCGATTGGTAAAATCGCCAAAAGTCTATCTTTGCGATAGCGGATTGTTTCATACTTTGCAGGGAATCCGAAATCACGAGGAATTAGTTGCCTGCCCTAAACTGGGTGCTTCCTGGGAGGGTTTCGCGCTGGAGCAGATCCTAAGACAACTTCCGGGCGAAGACGCCTACTTCTATGCCGTTCACAATGGATCCGAGCTGGATCTTTATCTGCCTCAACATCACGTCGGTTTTGAAATCAAACGCAAGGATGCCCCGAGGCGGAGCCGATCCATGAGCATTGCCAAAAAAGACCTGCAGCTCAAACAGCTCTACGTCGTTTACCCGGGGGAGCGCCGACATTCCCTTGCTGATGGAATTGAAGCAGTGCCACTGAGCACAAATATAGCCTCACTCTTGTAG